Proteins co-encoded in one Brassica oleracea var. oleracea cultivar TO1000 unplaced genomic scaffold, BOL UnpScaffold01740, whole genome shotgun sequence genomic window:
- the LOC106321479 gene encoding uncharacterized mitochondrial carrier C12B10.09-like (The sequence of the model RefSeq protein was modified relative to this genomic sequence to represent the inferred CDS: added 12 bases not found in genome assembly), with protein sequence MVAQALGRELEAWETIAVGAVSGGIAAVVTTPFDVMKTRMMTATPGRPISMSMVAISILRHEGPLGLFKGAVPRFFWVAPLGAMNFAGYELAKKAMQKNEEVVMADQLGQKKLC encoded by the coding sequence ATGGTGGCGCAAGCGCTGGGAAGAGAACTGGAAGCATGGGAGACAATAGCGGTTGGGGCGGTGTCAGGAGGCATAGCAGCAGTTGTAACAACGCCATTTGATGTGATGAAGACGAGAATGATGACTGCAACACCAGGGAGACCGATCTCAATGTCTATGGTTGCTATCTCGATCCTGCGCCACGAGGGACCGCTTGGTTTGTTCAAAGGAGCAGTCCCGAGGTTCTTCTGGGTGGCTCCTCTTGGTGCCATGAACTTTGCTGGCTATGAGCTAGCCAAGAAAGCTATGCAGAAGAACGAGGAAGTTGTA